The Candidozyma auris chromosome 1, complete sequence genome includes a region encoding these proteins:
- the LAP41 gene encoding metalloaminopeptidase APE1 — MTSRTRDAFALLSVTEESSGTRSKVVTKNAKENCEMYARNYVDFTYLNPTVWHVTRHFGEALKKAGFQYLPEKESWAGIEPGKYYTTRSGSSLVAFAIGEDWVPEIGIGAIGSHIDALATSVKPISLKDNKDGYNLLGVAPYAGALSSQWWDRDLGIGGRVLVKIDGKVKYVYVDSTPQPVARISTLAPHFGTPANGPFNKETQTVPIIGYGGSEEEPTEDEKKSPLYGKHSLKLLRYVAHRIGYRVEDMLQWDLQLYDVQRGAVGGLDNEFLFAPRIDDRPQKKISNDSFAIVGLFDNEEVGSGTRQGAQGRLFSSVVERVIASSYYNPGDLDATDQVKVAFANSIILSADVTHLFNPNFPDVYLEHHKPVPNKGMTVALDPNGHMATDSKGLALIEQIAKKNGDELQYFQIRNDSRSGGTIGPYLSVQTGSRTIDLGIPQLSMHSIRAAIGSKDIGLAVNFFKGFFKHWRSTYDAFVQD, encoded by the exons ATGACGCTGAGAACAAGAGATGCTTTTGCGCTCTTGAGTGTAACTGAAGAATCACTGGGTACCCGCTCCAAAGTGGTCACAAAAAACGCCAAAGAGAACTGCGAGATGTATGCTAGGAACTACGTCGATTTCACTTACCTCAATCCCACTGTGTGGCATGTCACCAGGCATTTTGGCGAAGCGCTCAAGAAAGCTGGGTTTCAGTACCTCCCTGAGAAAGAACTGTGGGCGGGTATCGAGCCGGGAAAGTACTATACGACAAGGAGTGGCTCGTCTTTGGTAGCTTTCGCTATCGGGGAAGATTGGGTTCCAGAGATTGGAATTGGGGCTATTGGCTCACATATTGATGCATTGGCAACTTCAGTTAAGCCAATTTCATTAAAGGATAATAAGGACGGTTATAATCTTTTAGGGGTTGCTCCCTACGCTGGGGCATTGAGCTCTCAGTGGTGGGATAGGGATTTGGGAATTGGCGGAAGAGTCTTGGTCAAGATTGACGGGAAGGTGAAGTACGTATACGTGGACTCTACTCCTCAGCCAGTGGCTAGGATTTCAACCTTGGCCCCACATTTCGGCACTCCTGCAAATGGTCCTTTCAATAAGGAAACGCAGACTGTTCCAATCATTGGGTATGGCGGCAGTGAAGAGGAACCGACTGAAgacgaaaagaagtctCCTCTTTACGGGAAGCATTCCCTAAAATTGTTGCGCTATGTTGCTCATAGAATTGGGTACCGAGTAGAGGATATGTTGCAATGGGACTTACAACTCTATGATGTGCAGAGAGGCGCCGTCGGTGGTTTGGATAATGAGTTCTTGTTTGCGCCTAGAATTGACGACAGG ccgcaaaaaaaaatctcaaaTGATTCTTTTGCCATTGTCGGCTTGTTTGACAATGAGGAAGTCGGATCTGGGACCAGGCAGGGAGCTCAAGGCCGTTTGTTTCTGAGTGTGGTAGAGAGGGTGATTGCTTCTTCTTACTACAACCCAGGAGACTTGGACGCCACTGATCAAGTAAAAGTTGCCTTTGCCAATTCCATCATTTTATCCGCGGACGTCACTCACTTATTCAATCCAAATTTCCCTGATGTCTACCTTGAACATCATAAACCAGTTCCAAACAAGGGTATGACGGTTGCTTTAGACCCTAACGGCCATATGGCCACAGATTCAAAGGGGTTGGCTCTTATTGAGCAGATCGCCAAAAAAAACGGCGACGAACTTCAATATTTCCAGATCAGAAACGATTCTCGCTCTGGAGGTACAATTGGTCCATATCTCTCCGTACAGACTGGTTCTCGTACTATTGACTTGGGTATCCCACAGTTATCGATGCATTCAATTAGGGCTGCCATCGGATCCAAAGACATTGGTCTAGCggtaaatttttttaaagGCTTTTTCAAACACTGGAGGTCTACTTACGACGCTTTTGTGCAAGACTGA
- a CDS encoding deoxyhypusine synthase, with protein sequence MSGSGKLPNIATDAVLKQSVPIPDDFEKVQGMDFSQDYAYNSRATDLIASMRNMGFQASSVASACDIINEMNSWRGKFKDELPEHERGGEFDDEGRQKATIFMGFTSNLISSGLRETLRYLVQHKKVSAIVASAGGVEEDLIKCLAPTYMGDFALPGRSLRDQGLNRIGNLLVPNDNYCKFEEWIVPVLDKVLQEQEEAMEKLGKDGLNADSAAIWTPSKLIDRLGKEINDESSVLYWAHKNKIPIFCPAITDGSIGDMLFFHTFKASPQQLRLDIVADIRKINSMSMEASRAGMLILGGGLVKHHICNACLMRNGADWAVYINTGQEFDGSDAGARPDEAISWGKIKAEAKSVKVYADVTVVWPLIVAATFAAKRP encoded by the coding sequence ATGAGTGGCTCTGGCAAACTCCCCAACATCGCTACTGACGCTGTTCTTAAACAGTCGGTGCCAATCCCGGACGACTTTGAAAAAGTCCAGGGTATGGACTTTTCCCAGGACTATGCCTACAACTCCAGAGCCACCGACTTGATCGCTTCCATGCGTAACATGGGATTCCAAGCGCTGTCTGTGGCGTCTGCCTGCGACATTATCAACGAAATGAATTCATGGAGAGGGAAGTTTAAGGATGAGTTGCCTGAACATGAGCGTGGAGGTGAGTTTGACGACGAAGGTCGCCAGAAGGCTACAATCTTCATGGGATTCACCTCTAACTTGATTTCCTCGGGACTCAGAGAAACCTTGAGATACTTGGTCCAACACAAGAAAGTGTCGGCGATTGTGGCCTCCGCTGGTGGTGTAGAGGAGGATTTGATCAAGTGCTTGGCTCCAACTTACATGGGCGACTTTGCATTGCCAGGCAGGTCCTTGAGAGACCAAGGGCTTAACAGAATTGGCAATTTGCTAGTTCCGAACGATAATTATTGTAAGTTTGAGGAGTGGATAGTGCCTGTTTTGGACAAAGTTTTGCAAGAGCAGGAGGAGGCcatggagaagttgggtAAAGATGGGTTGAACGCAGACTCTGCTGCCATCTGGACTCCTTCCAAGTTGATCGACCGTCTTGGTAAAGAGATAAACGATGAGCTGTCTGTGTTGTACTGGGCCCACAAAAACAAGATCCCTATCTTCTGTCCCGCCATTACTGATGGCTCCATTGGAGACATGTTGTTTTTCCACACCTTCAAGGCAAGCCCGCAACAATTGCGTTTGGACATTGTTGCTGACATTCGTAAGATCAACTCCATGTCCATGGAAGCCTCTCGCGCCGGTATGCTTATTTTGGGTGGTGGTTTGGTCAAGCACCATATCTGTAATGCTTGTCTCATGAGAAACGGTGCAGACTGGGCAGTTTACATCAACACGGGACAAGAATTCGATGGTTCTGACGCTGGTGCCAGACCAGACGAGGCGATCAGCTGGGGTAAAATCAAGGCTGAGGCCAAACTGGTAAAGGTCTACGCTGATGTGACTGTGGTGTGGCCGTTGATTGTGGCTGCgacttttgcagccaagaGACCATAA
- the RCT1 gene encoding Rct1p, with protein sequence MSANEFYSSGQQGQRSDNNYQSTQNSQQEHEGGDRGLLATIGGAAAGGYGGGKIAGHHSTLGKIGGAIVGAIGANKLEDKWEERKEEKKHEQNHGGGHGGYGRNDNYGPPGGRNDYGRNDYGRNDYGRNEYGRNDFGGPGGPGGPQHGRRDDYGGRDNYGGRDNYGGRDNYGGRDNYNQGGRW encoded by the coding sequence atgTCTGCTAACGAATTTTACTCTTCGGGCCAGCAAGGCCAGAGATCCGACAACAACTACCAGTCGACTCAGAACAGTCAACAAGAACACGAAGGCGGTGACAGGGGCCTTTTGGCTAccattggtggtgctgccGCTGGAGGATACGGTGGTGGCAAGATTGCGGGGCACCACTCGACTTTGGGCAAGATTGGCGGTGCCATAGTCGGTGCCATTGGTGCCAACAAGCTTGAGGACAAGTGggaagagagaaaggaagagaagaagcatgaACAGAATCACGGTGGAGGACATGGGGGCTACGGAAGAAACGACAACTATGGTCCTCCAGGTGGCCGTAATGATTATGGCCGCAATGACTATGGCCGTAACGACTATGGCCGCAATGAATATGGCCGCAACGACTTTGGCGGACCTGGCGGCCCAGGAGGTCCCCAGCACGGTCGTCGTGATGACTATGGAGGCCGTGATAACTACGGCGGACGTGACAATTACGGTGGACGTGACAACTATGGCGGTCGTGACAACTACAACCAAGGAGGCAGATGGTGA
- the NCS2 gene encoding Ncs2p, whose protein sequence is MSTAPVQYLSNSDTLCKRCSEKNAVLISRRDAFCSDCFVWFVRGKQRKSMLNERYKVKYGAVAEKLGTQKVLLPLSFGTSSLVLLDMVASLLREQNLAHKGKQGFELVVLHILEENGPSKAEAESIMHELLSRYDPVTVHYRIIDPEMFLLDKRSLQRIQVSAEFDVLSKQQQLGNSLTVSLLLESCRTNSSRADLLQLIYHDLIIQSAIQLRCNTILLGHSMTRLASEILSMTVKGRGVEIHEAIADRSISYEGNEFHIIFPFRDILFAEVEAVLSLTDGLKQFHVETSKGTSIAKNMTVQALSTKYFDDLGANGYASTASTVVKTAEKLGAPKCEITAKCRICQADIYTNPKQWLKSITVNAAAPLETEAEVELAEDYAKVIGKSHVSGDSLDVCYGCTVMLLGAGDQFAWPMRATREEILDEFVLTDEE, encoded by the coding sequence ATGTCCACAGCGCCGGTTCAGTATCTACTGAACTCAGACACTCTATGCAAAAGGTGTAGTGAGAAAAATGCTGTGTTGATCTCAAGGAGAGACGCTTTCTGCCTGGACTGTTTTGTGTGGTTCGTGCGAGGCAAGCAGAGGAAGCTGATGCTCAATGAGCGGTATAAAGTAAAGTATGGTGCTGTTGCTGAAAAGTTGGGAACACAAAAGGTTCTTCTACCGTTGTCATTTGGTACCTCCTCTTTGGTTCTTTTGGATATGGTGGCGTCGCTTTTGCGGGAACAGAACCTAGCACACAAGGGTAAGCAAGGCTTCGAGTTGGTAGTGCTACAtatacttgaagaaaacggGCCATCCAAAGCTGAGGCAGAGCTGATTATGCACGAGCTTTTGCTGCGTTATGATCCTGTTACAGTTCATTACAGAATTATTGATCCAGAGATGTTTCTTTTAGATAAGAGGAGTCTACAGCGTATCCAGGTCAGCGCAGAGTTTGATGTATTGAGCaagcagcaacagcttGGGAACTCCTTAACggtgctgcttcttctcgaaaGCTGCCGAACAAATTCTTCTAGAGctgatcttcttcagctcatATACCACGACTTGATCATCCAAAGTGCAATCCAACTACGCTGCAACACAATCCTACTAGGACACAGCATGACCAGGCTAGCCAGTGAAATTCTCTCCATGACCGTCAAGGGAAGAGGTGTTGAAATCCATGAGGCGATTGCTGATCGCTCGATTTCTTACGAGGGCAATGAATTCCATATCATATTTCCATTCAGAGACATTTTGTTTGCAGAGGTAGAGGCTGTCTTGAGCTTGACGGATGGCTTAAAACAATTCCATGTGGAGACTTCAAAGGGTACATCAATTGCTAAGAATATGACCGTTCAAGCTCTTTCGACAAAGTACTTCGATGACCTTGGTGCCAATGGATACGCCTCCACAGCGTCTACTGTCGTCAAGACCGCAGAGAAACTAGGCGCTCCAAAGTGTGAGATTACTGCCAAATGTCGCATTTGCCAGGCTGATATTTACACGAATCCAAAGCAGTGGCTCAAGTCTATCACTGTCAATGCAGCCGCTCCTCTTGAAACGGAAGCAGAGGTGGAATTGGCAGAGGACTACGCAAAAGTGATTGGCAAAAGCCATGTCTCTGGAGACAGCTTGGATGTCTGTTATGGATGTACTGTAATGTTGTTAGGTGCTGGAGACCAATTTGCATGGCCCATGAGGGCCACCAGGGAGGAGATTCTAGACGAGTTCGTCTTGACAGACGAGGAATGA
- the HXT5 gene encoding Hxt5p, whose product MSIFEGKEIKDVSSDEVEVRNDTYNKIDASELGENFDFTKDFEELELLAQQPVGNSLVDRLLSLEFKLNFKNKKHMVYLLGAFAAFAGLLSGVDQSIISGASIGMRKDLSLTSHEQSLISSLMPLGAMAGSMIMTPLNEWFGRKLSLIISCIWYTIGAALCAAAQDHHLMYAGRFMLGIGVGIEGGCVGIYISESVPANVRGSIVSMYQFNIALGEVLGYAIAAMFYSVKGGWRFMVGSSLVFSTILFIGLFFLPESPRWLVHKNRVGQAYEVWTRLRDVSDNKNKLEFLEMRHAADQEHERHHKVSKVKIVTDLFGIARNRRALFYAVMMVTLGQLTGINAIMYYMSTLMAGIGFDEKNSVFMSLVGGGALLIGTIPAILWMDRFGRRVWGYNIIGFFVGLILVGVGYLFDVKTHKAEAEGIYLTGIIVYNLFFGAYSTLTWVVPSESFDLETRSLGMTICSTFLYLWSFTVTYNFTKMKEAFTYTGLTLGFYGGIAFIGLIYQVLFMPETKDKTLEEIDDLFNMSPFALARQNIKNLKNGKL is encoded by the coding sequence ATGAGCATCTTCGAAGGaaaggagatcaaggaTGTATCCTCTGACGAGGTGGAAGTCCGCAACGATACCTACAACAAGATTGATGCCTCCGAATTGGGGGAGAACTTCGACTTCACgaaagattttgaggagttggaaCTCTTAGCTCAACAACCTGTTGGTAACTCGTTAGTGGACCGCTTGTTGTCTTTGGAATTTAagctcaacttcaagaacaaaaaacACATGGTGTACCTTCTTGGCGCCTTTGCTGCTTTTGCCGGTCTTTTGTCCGGTGTGGACCAGTCTATCATCTCTGGTGCCTCTATTGGTATGCGTAAAGATTTGTCCCTTACCCTGCACGAGCAATCGCTCATTTCCTCCCTCATGCCCTTGGGTGCAATGGCTGGTTCCATGATTATGACCCCTTTGAATGAGTGGTTTGGAAGAAAACTCTCCTTGATCATTTCGTGTATTTGGTACACTATTGGTGCTGCCTTGTGCGCGGCTGCTCAAGATCACCACCTCATGTATGCTGGTAGATTCATGTTGGGTATCGGTGTCGGTATAGAAGGCGGTTGTGTTGGTATCTACATCTCAGAATCGGTGCCTGCTAATGTCAGAGGTAGCATTGTGTCTATGTACCAGTTCAACATTGCCTTAGGTGAAGTCTTGGGATATGCCATTGCAGCAATGTTCTATTCTGTTAAGGGCGGGTGGAGATTCATGGTgggctcttctttggtaTTCTCGACTATTTTGTTCATTGGTTTGTTCTTTTTGCCTGAGTCGCCCCGTTGGTTGGTCCATAAGAACAGAGTGGGTCAGGCTTACGAAGTGTGGACTCGTTTGAGAGATGTCAGCGACAATAAGAATAAATTGGAGTTCTTGGAAATGAGACATGCTGCTGACCAAGAGCACGAAAGACACCACAAGGTCTCAAAAGTTAAGATCGTCACCGATTTGTTTGGCATCgcaagaaacagaagagCCCTCTTTTACGCTGTCATGATGGTCACCTTGGGTCAGTTGACTGGTATCAACGCTATTATGTACTATATGTCCACTTTGATGGCCGGTATTGGTTTCGACGAAAAGAACTCCGTGTTTATGTCTCTTGTGGGTGGAGGTGCCTTGCTTATTGGTACCATTCCAGCCATTTTGTGGATGGACCGTTTTGGTAGAAGAGTGTGGGGTTACAACATTATTGGTTTCTTCGTCGGCTTAATATTGGTCGGTGTTGGCTACCTTTTCGATGTCAAGACGCACAAAGCCGAGGCCGAGGGTATCTATTTGACTGGTATTATTGTCTACAACTTGTTCTTCGGCGCATACTCCACATTGACATGGGTTGTTCCATCTGAATCCTTTGACTTGGAGACCAGATCTTTGGGTATGACCATTTGTTCCACTTTCCTTTACTTGTGGTCCTTCACAGTCACAtacaacttcaccaagatGAAAGAGGCCTTCACTTACACCGGCTTGACTCTTGGATTCTACGGTGGTATTGCATTTATTGGTTTGATCTACCAAGTTTTGTTCATGCCTGAGACGAAGGACAAGACTTTGGAGGAAATTGAcgacttgttcaacatgtCGCCATTTGCTCTTGCAAGACAAAACAtaaagaacttgaagaacggCAAATTATGA
- a CDS encoding DNA 5'-adenosine monophosphate hydrolase, translated as MSFRYGLQTYLSNPNQPLVLFYDDRFVIMKDRYPKALRHYLVLPRSKPLTFKHPVDGLADPTVYNQAEEYVEKAKDMIIEDLVKEGFIEEDPCVKETFKNTFIRAGIHKVPSMANLHIHVITQDFHSDRMKNKRHYNSFTTPFFVEFSDLKPSSENYLGSGTDSESDSDGSMEGSIQGLLMRRPKKAQKLRPSRKLDYEDSESLLKSSPLVCVYCGKNLGNHFKALKQHLDREFCKKFSIPG; from the coding sequence ATGAGCTTCAGGTACGGCTTGCAGACCTACCTCTCCAACCCTAACCAGCCTCTTGTTCTATTTTATGATGATCGCTTCGTTATTATGAAAGACCGATACCCAAAAGCATTGAGACACTACCTCGTTCTTCCGCGGAGCAAGCCGCTCACTTTCAAGCATCCAGTAGATGGACTAGCGGACCCCACAGTATATAATCAAGCTGAGGAATACGTGGAGAAGGCAAAAGACATGATAATAGAGGATCTTGTGAAGGAAGGGTTTATAGAAGAAGATCCATGCGTCAAAGAGACATTTAAAAACACCTTCATCAGAGCAGGCATCCACAAGGTGCCGTCGATGGCCAACTTGCACATTCATGTCATAACTCAAGACTTTCACCTGGACCGcatgaagaacaagagacACTACAACTCATTTACTACGCCTTTCTTCGTTGAATTCAGCGATTTGAAGCCTTCTTCCGAGAATTATCTCGGTTCTGGGACCGATTCCGAGTCTGACAGCGATGGTCTGATGGAGGGACTGATTCAGGGtctcttgatgagaagacCGAAGAAAGCTCAGAAGCTAAGGCCTTCCCGGAAGCTAGATTACGAGGATTCAGAGCTGTTGCTCAAGTCGTCCCCACTAGTTTGCGTCTACTGCGGGAAGAATCTCGGCAACCACTTTAAAGCGTTGAAACAACACTTGGACAGGGAATTCTGCAAGAAGTTCAGCATCCCAGGTTGA
- the NOT4 gene encoding CCR4-NOT core ubiquitin-protein ligase subunit MOT2 codes for MVALEDSFISDEEVEYCPLCVEEMDISDKNFRPCPCGYQICQFCYNNIRQNPELNGRCPGCRRLYDDESVEYKTLTAEEYKMQQLKREKREREKKQREKEKKESEIASKKHLAGLRVVQKNLVYVTGLSPPCAPEDLHSVLRSDKYFGQYGKITKIVINKKTPGGGGNVPVTSSGTSGSQSIVVYVTFARKEDASRCIAELDGSLCDGRVLRAAHGTTKYCSSYLRGHPCANPNCMFLHEPGEEADSYTRKDLSTQQGIKMGMSGSRGGHHHHADDEGNENDDHHNHPNSHHQAFQSSTTPNLAHTATSSSGVAPSTGLAAAGSNATLPVTAHWAKASGTESAHASPQVNNNAPMTNTAAFPSLGEIFKEQKQKKDVKQKSKGKSNKDGQLLPDDVDIDDNTAVSFAEDTAERLKQLASSNQKLKVHFDDLTEKSNLLPLFHFNESYANNSCTVEEEKILCRSIIEQFLLRPIKKYHLAYQNHPISQQQQYLHQQAQLQQQAQVAQQQGQTPNFNPSRLHQADQHLQQQVSGQASQPNLQTQVSQVSDPVLHQQQQLLLLQQLQQQAVQQGKQQQQTPSQLSAQLNQLRMSERSRTSTPPPPGLFGKSQVEGSQHPNSAASQSSSSQLLTQLMSGKK; via the exons ATGGTGGCTCTCGAAGACTCGTTCATCTCTGATGAGGAGGTGGAGTACTG CCCATTATGCGTGGAAGAAATGGACATTTCAGACAAAAACTTCAGACCATGCCCTTGTGGATACCAAATCTGTCAGTTCTGTTATAACAACATTCGCCAGAACCCAGAGCTAAACGGAAGATGTCCAGGCTGTCGTAGGCTctatgatgatgaaagtgtcGAGTACAAGACCTTGACAGCAGAGGAATACAAGATGCAGCAGctcaaaagagagaagagagagcGTGAGAAAAagcagagagagaaagaaaagaaggagctGGAAATCGCGTCGAAGAAGCACTTGGCTGGGCTCCGTGTTGTTCAGAAAAATTTGGTCTACGTGACCGGGTTGAGTCCTCCGTGTGCACCAGAAGACTTGCATTCTGTGTTACGCTCTGACAAATACTTTGGTCAATACGGCAAGATCACGAAGATTGTCATCAATAAGAAAACTCCTGGCGGTGGTGGTAACGTACCTGTTACTTCTTCAGGCACATCAGGGTCACAGAGCATAGTAGTCTACGTGACCTTTGCCCGAAAGGAAGACGCATCCAGGTGTATTGCAGAACTCGATGGCTCCTTATGCGATGGCAGAGTCCTTAGAGCTGCTCATGGAACCACGAAGTATTGCCTGTCGTACCTTAGAGGCCATCCATGCGCAAATCCAAATTGCATGTTTTTGCATGAACCGGGTGAGGAGGCAGATCTGTACACGAGAAAGGATTTGCTGACACAACAAGGAATCAAGATGGGCATGAGTGGTTCCCGTGGaggtcatcatcaccacGCGGATGACGAGGGAAACGAAAATGACGACCATCACAACCATCCCAACAGTCATCACCAAGCATTTCAATCTAGCACCACTCCAAACTTGGCTCACACAGCTACATCCTCATCAGGAGTGGCTCCTTCTACAGGTCTTGCAGCTGCTGGCTCTAATGCCACCTTGCCAGTCACAGCTCATTGGGCAAAAGCTCTGGGGACAGAATCTGCACATGCTTCACCTCAGGTTAATAACAACGCACCAATGACTAATACAGCAGCATTCCCATCGTTAGGTGAGATTTTTAAGgagcaaaagcaaaagaaagatgtcAAGCAGAAGTCAAAGGGCAAGTCAAACAAAGATGGTCAACTTTTGCCGGACGATGTGGATATCGATGACAACACGGCAGTTTCATTTGCTGAAGACACAGCAGAGAGATTGAAGCAACTTGCTTCATCGaatcaaaaattgaaagtGCACTTTGACGACTTGACAGAAAAGTCGAATCTTTTGCCACTTTTCCATTTTAATGAATCTTACGCAAACAATTCTTGCACAgttgaagaggagaagattcTTTGTCGTCTGATCATCGAGCAATTTTTGTTAAGGccaatcaagaagtatCATTTGGCTTACCAAAATCATCCAATCAgtcagcaacaacaatatttgcatcaacaagctcaattACAGCAGCAGGCTCAAGTTGCTCAACAGCAAGGACAAACTCCAAACTTCAACCCATCTCGCTTGCACCAGGCAGACCAACACTTGCAGCAGCAGGTTTCAGGGCAAGCCTCACAGCCGAATTTACAGACTCAAGTGCTGCAAGTTTCTGATCCGGTCTTGcatcagcaacaacaattACTCTTATtacaacaacttcaacagcaGGCTGTGCAGCAAGGtaagcagcagcagcagactCCTTCACAGCTTTCTGCTCAACTCAATCAGTTGAGAATGAGCGAAAGAAGTAGAACTTCCACTCCACCACCCCCGGGTTTGTTTGGTAAAtctcaagttgaaggctcTCAGCACCCCAACTCAGCGGCAAGTCAGTCATCTAGTTCCCAATTGTTGACGCAGTTAATGAGTGGGAAGAAATAG